The Desulfomicrobium orale DSM 12838 genome includes a window with the following:
- a CDS encoding IS5 family transposase (programmed frameshift) codes for MSQLFYLSAEQLERIKPFFPRSHGIPRVDDRKVISGIIYVIKHGLHWKDAPREYGPYKTLYNRFLRWSRMGIFNNIFTELAKTAGQDGQVMIDATHLKAHRTAASLLKKGLFSRCIGRTKGGLNSKLHALCDGHGRPLAMTLTAGQVSDYKGATLLMDAIDALPEARELLADRGYDADWFRDALRARGITPCIPPRRSRKRPCPYDKDLYKQRHKIEIMFGRIKDWRRIAMRYDRCAHTFFSALCLAASLIFYLI; via the exons ATGAGCCAACTTTTCTACCTTTCTGCCGAACAACTGGAGCGTATCAAGCCCTTCTTTCCACGTTCACATGGTATTCCGCGGGTCGATGACCGGAAAGTCATAAGCGGCATCATTTATGTCATCAAACATGGCCTGCACTGGAAAGACGCGCCGCGCGAGTATGGCCCGTACAAGACGCTGTACAACCGCTTTTTGCGCTGGAGCCGGATGGGCATCTTCAACAATATTTTTACCGAATTGGCAAAAACAGCGGGACAGGATGGCCAAGTGATGATCGATGCAACCCACCTCAAGGCGCATCGAACCGCCGCCAGTTTGCTCAAAAAAGGGCTCT TTTCCCGCTGCATCGGACGCACAAAGGGCGGGCTGAACTCCAAACTCCATGCCCTTTGCGACGGCCACGGCAGGCCTCTGGCCATGACGCTCACGGCAGGCCAGGTAAGCGACTACAAAGGAGCCACCCTGCTTATGGATGCCATAGATGCTTTGCCTGAGGCCAGGGAGCTGCTGGCGGACCGTGGTTATGACGCCGACTGGTTCCGTGATGCCCTGCGCGCCAGAGGCATTACGCCCTGCATCCCGCCCAGAAGGAGCCGGAAGAGACCCTGCCCGTACGATAAAGATCTGTATAAACAGCGGCACAAGATCGAGATCATGTTTGGCAGGATCAAGGACTGGCGCAGAATTGCCATGCGTTATGACCGCTGCGCGCATACCTTCTTTTCAGCTCTGTGCCTCGCGGCTTCCCTCATTTTCTATCTCATTTAA